In Erigeron canadensis isolate Cc75 chromosome 8, C_canadensis_v1, whole genome shotgun sequence, the DNA window CAATACGGGTCTAAGAACATTTGCCCGATATGTAAATACTTCAGAGGCTCCTAACCTTATATTGGAACTTTAACAGCTCCCCTGTTGCAGAATACGTTTTAAGGGCTCTATCGCTGCAAAATCCCACCCTTTCAGTAGAAATGAAGAGGCTTCCTGCTATTGCACCAGCTGTAGTGTATATGCAACATTGAGAAGCATGTAGCAACTTTTCACAGTCAATGGTACTGAAGTTTTTCCTGAAAATTCTCCCTTCACGGCCAATTGGTATGATTTTAGCACTATAACTTAACTTGTGCTTTACAATCTCTAATAGTTTGGGTCCTAATTTACCtgcaacaaaaagaaaaggaacTCTGTTAGATTGAAGAAGAAAACTAGAAATGCTTGTTTATTATCAATGTAGTATTAGAGTGAAATAATTACCATGATTTTTAATTGAGACTGCAAAACCGTCTTTTCTTTCTATTCCATTGATTGTAGAAGTAGAAAGAGTTAAAAAGGGTTGATAAGGTTTAGAAAGAAGTAGCGCCGATGTTGAAATCGTCGGGATGCCCTTGACATTGATTGAGAGTCTCTTATCCATAACTTGACCTTCAGTTGCTGCGATTTGGATGTGCTTAGAGCCGAAATTGCTTGGTATGTAATGTCTTATGATCATGATATTTATAAGCTGGTAAAGATGGCATAAATCAACAACTTTTTGTTGGATGAGTCATCCATGTGTCATGCTTTTTGGTGATCTGAATGCGAGGGCAAAATATCAACTCTGATATGTTAGGACCATGGGCTAATTTTCCTTTATTGATCTTGTCACTTATGATAAGATTTAAGGTTTTACCTTTTCTTAGTGTCGCCATGCTGACTAATTCATTAGTTTTTTATACATGGCAACAAGTCATATCCAAATGACATGAGCAAGTTATAAGAACTGGATAGTGGGATGATgggtttgttttgtttaatcAGATTGATGTGTAAAGTGGTATAAATTAATAAGCTTTCTTATCCTGTAATCTTACGTAGGTCATGGGATCTTTTTGATCTTTTTTTCTCCATTTGCTGCAACCAAGACACACCATGAATGGCGTCATATCACATGGCATACATAATGATTCCAAGTACCCTTTACGTCCCAGACATAGATAACTAAAATAAggataaaggaaaaaaataaagggCAAAGTCTTAATGGTCCTCATAAAAAGTGTTCTATGTCAAAATCAGGATGATGTAGATTTACTACTGTcaccaataaaaaaatacaGGTGAGTTAAGTAGAAACATGCATTCTTAGCCCCATAAGTTTTGCAATACAAGGAACTGAAATTGTGAGTATAGTATTTTTCCCTTACACCTAAGGTAATATTTCCccataatttgttttttattattcagATGTAACATGTTAGGTTTTTAACTGAAGAAGTGGTCTGAACTCTAAAGGTCTGCAATCTAAATAAAGAATACTGCTTGTTTTGTAAATTTTAGTTTGAATGAATgtattttttggttatttgtcaAAGAAACccgaaaagtcaaaattggaatTATTCTGATTAAATAGAAGTCATATAACTATAAATTATCTCAAAGTGGATATCAAAATACAATAATAGAAGCgaagtatatattaataaccCGATACTGTCAAACAAAACTCAAAGTTGCAGGTGGACTATTTGACTGGCTGGGTGGAAACGTGACCTCTACACTCAGCGGCAAAATAAGTATATCATGAAGTTTGGTTCCATTGCTATGCTATATCATGAAGTTTGAGTTCTTACAAAAGAAGTCTATATCATGAAGTTTGGTTCCATTGCTATGCTAGCTAGAACACTACCAAAACTGTATGTTGTGTAATACTCTTTATATACTTACAAGGCATTTTCTTTGTGTTTAACGAACCAATTACAATATCTGCTGATATTAGAGTGTTAGAATAGAAGATTTCGAGATCAGAACAATATCATCATTTCCCGGAATAAAAGATTTCGTCTTCGGCAACAAGAAAGCATTCATTacaattgattttgtttcccTTTATATTTCATCATTCTCTTGTATAAATAGAGATAAACCATAATGTAATCATAATCAATCAATATACAAATCAGTTTAATcgacatggtatcagagccagcaAGCCTGGCATCATCATCTACCCAATAATCCCACCCACTGTATCACCGAAAATCAAACCCAAGCCACCATGACAGATACTGCCGGCGGCTCTGGGTCAGATTTGGCATTACAGTTAGCCAATCTGTTGCAAAATCATACAAATCAACAACCTCAAAACCCAAAGATATCTGATAACCttcaaataaatttaaaattaaataaccaCAACTACGCCTTATGGACTCGAATGATTCGAGTAGCCATTGGCGGACGTTCAAAGCATCTGTTGGACCATTTAACCGATAACCCACCATCGAAAACAACATCAGAAAAATATGAGAAGTGGGAACAAGATGACCTGATAATCTTTTCCTGGCTCATTCAAAATATCGAGCCACTTTTAGCCGGAAACCTTACCGAGTTTGCAACTGCTAAGGAACTTTGGGATGCATTAGCAACCACTTACAGCAGTGGAACTGACAAACTACAAACCTTCAACTTGCATGTTAAGGCAAATGAACATAAGCAAAGCAACAAAACCCTCGAAGAATTTTGGATCTCGTTGCAAGGGATATGGGGTGAAATCGATCGAATCGATCCCAATCCAATGAAGTGTGCAGACGATATCAAAACATATGCCAAAATCAGATCCGATCAAAAACTATTCCAGTTTTTGAATGGTTTAGATCGGAAGTTTGAACCAATCATACGAGAAATTCTCCGAATCGACCCACTTCCAACCGTGGAATCCGCTTATGCTACAATTCGTAAGGAAGCCGCTCACCAAAATATTTTGGGAGCAACAGTGAACGAATCACAGGGTGTAGCATCCGGCTTAATCGCCGGAGAACTCGACGGCGGCGGTTTTTCACCAAATGATGGCGGCGGGTTTGTGTCAAAGAGTCTTCGTCGGAACGATGGCAAGAAAAAGATCCAAGATGATAAATCTCATCTTAAATGTGATAAATGCGGTATGTGGAGACACACCAAGGAACAATGCTTCGAGATCGTCGGATACCCCGATTGGTGGATCGGACCGAAAAAGAACAATAAGTCTGTCAAGGAGAAAAACCCCATCCCTACCGCCGCAACAACCTCCAATAAAGACAGTGGAAGTCGTCGATCAGATGGATTTGGTGGAATGGCGGCGGCCGGAAAAGAGGAAGAAGGAGACCATTTTTCGGTGGTAACAGGTAACAGGGAGAAAAGGGGAAACCCTAGTTTCCCAAACATAACAAGTTTCCAAAAGAAAATAAGTTTCCAAAATAAAACAAGGATATCAAATGATATACCCTTATACCGATCGGcatctctcacacacacatatggcCCATCTTTAAATATTGGGGATGGGCTTGGAATTAAAAAACAAAGCCCAAAGTTGAATGGAGCAGCTCACGTGGCCCAAAATGATCATAACAAATCTAATGGGCCGTGGATTTTCGATTGTGGAGCCACGGATACAATGACGTATGATTTATCTGACTTCACAATAACATCGAAACCTCGAAAAACCCACATTGAAGCTGCGAATAAAGGgaaaatggatgtaaaaactGGGGGAATAATTAAAATTTCTCCGGACATTAAATTGTCTAATTGTCTTTATGTTCCCGCTTTGTCACATAAACTCTTATCTATAAGCCATGTGACAAAAGAACTCAATTGCTCAGTTCTAATGCATCCAAATTTTTGTCTTTTACAGGATATCAGGACGGGACGGATTATTGGGCGTGACACTGAGAGAGGGGGACTGTATTATGTTGATGAAGTAAATTCAAGTGGAAGTGTGATGTTAGCTCATGGAACAAGGGAAAGAGAAGCatggttgtggcacagaagaCTTGGACACCCTTCAGTTAGTTATTTAAATACGTTGTTTCCTGAACTCTTTCCATTAAATAAGCATATTTCCTGTGAAACTTGCATTTTAGCTAAGAGTCATAGACAAACTTACAAACCCAGTAATACTAGAGTTCAAGTTCCTTTTTCACTAATTCACTCAGATGTGTGGGGCCCTGCACTAGTACTTGGGGGTCAGAATTTCCagtattatgtaatatttgttgatgattgcacCCGGATGACTTggatttatcttttaaaaaataaatctgaGGTATATGATAGGTTCACTGTTTTTTATGCCATGATCCAAAACCAATTCCAACAATCTATCAAAATTGTAAGGTCAGACAATGGTGGAGAATATATAAACTCACAAATGTCACTGTTTTTCCAAAACAAAGGGATAATCCATCAAACCACTTGTCCACATACCCCTGAACAAAATGGTGTAGCTGAACGGAAAAATAGACTTTTATTAGAAATGACTAGAGCAATTTTAATCGAATCATGTGTTCCAAAACATTTTTGGCCGGAAGCTTTAGCCACTGCCACCTACCTGATCAACCGACTTCCAACAAAAATTCTCAATATGAAAACACCACTCAAAACCCTCACTAAATATCATATTCTTCCACCAACATTAACTCTTCCACCAAAAGTGTTTGGATGTAATGTATTTGTGCATGTCCCAAAATCATACCGTGATAAGCTTGATCCCTGTGATGAAAAgtgtgtctttgtggggtatggAATAACACAGAACGGGTATAGATGTTATAACCCACAAACTCGACGTATGTTCACCACAATGAACTGTGATTTTCTTGAAACAAAGTATTTTTACTCCTCGCCACACAGTGGTCAGGGGGAGGAAAATCGTGACACACTGAGTTGGCTAGGATATACTTCGGGAGGAATTCCTGAAGTTAATAAAGGAACGTCTCTAGATGAACAATCTCCAGAAAATGAACAATATCTAGAAAAAGAGCCTCAATCTCCTGAAGAACAGTTCCCTCAATCTCAAGACATCAGTGTCACCGAAAATATGAGTCCAAACCTGATATCCGAGGTACGTAACTCTTCACTAAATGATAATGCTGTACAAGATCCCACAAATGAAAATGTGCAGGAAAGTGAAGAACAAGACAATACTGAGGCACCAGGAAAATATGTACTTCCAGCAAGATCAACTAGAGGAATTCCAGCAAAGCGATATTCTCCAGAAAAGACTTTGAGAAGTTCTAAATATCCTCTAACTAATCTAGCAAGAGGAAATTTATCCTCAGAAGCAAGAGCATTCGTGGCAAAGTTATATTCAGAAGAAATTCCATCTAGTGTAGAACAAGCtttgaaagtaaaaaaatgGAAAGATGCAATGAATGTAGAGATGGATGCATTAGAGAAAAGTGAAACGTGGAACAAGTGTATGTTACCTCAAGGAAAGAAACCAGTAGGATGTCGGTGGATCTATACAGTTAAGTTTAAGCCGAATGGTGAAATTGAAAGATATAAAGCTCGATTGGTTGCACAAGGATACACTCAGACATATGGCATTGACTACTCTGAGACATTCTCTCCAGTTGCAAAACTAGATACAATAAGGGTATTATTTTCTGTGGCAGCAAATCAGGGATGGCCACTTCAtcagtttgatgttaaaaatgCCTTCTTACATGGAGAATTAAAGGAAGAAGTGTATATGGACCCACCACCTGGGTTCTCTCAGAGTTTCAAACCGGGAGAGGTCTGCAAGTTAAAAAAGTCTCTGTATGGACTGAAACAGTCACCTAGAGCGTGGTTTGGTAGGTTCACACTGGCCATGAAGAAGTATGGATATAAGCAAAGTAATTCTGACCATACTCTCTTTCTTTATCACAAAGGAGATCGGATAACATGTCTCATAatctatgttgatgatatgattatcaccagaaatgatgaaaatgaaatcaaaaagCTAAAAGGTGATTTATGtgcagaatttgaaatgaaggaTTTGGGAAATTTAAGATACTTCCTTGGTATTGAGGTGTTGAGATCACAACAAGGAATctttatttgtcaaaagaagTATATTCTGGATTTCTTGGCAGAAACCGGGATGATTGATTGTAAGCCAGCAGATACTCCTATGATTACCAATCAGAAGCTGTTTATGAAGTTAGATGGAAAACTCGTTGATAAAAATGAATATCAACGAATGGTGGGAAAATTGATTTACCTGGCGCATACTCGTCCAGATATAGCATATGCTGTGGGAGTAGTGAGTCAATTCATGCATCAACCTCAAGAAGAACACATGAATGCAGTTCTAAGAATTATTCGATATCTCAAAGGAACTACTGGTCATGGGGTATTGTTTAAAGCAAATGGTCATctaaatattcaaatatatacaGATGCTGATTGGGCTGGAGATAAGGGAAACAGAAGATCAACTTCAGGATTTTTCTTTGGTAGAAGGTAATCTTGTCACATGGAAAAGTAAGAAGCAGAAAGTTGTTTCTCTATCAAGTGCAGAAGCTGAGTTTCGAGGGATAGCTAAATGCTTAGCGGAAGCATTGTGGCTGGAAAAACTTGTGACTGAGTTAGGATTCGCTCCCAAAGAAAGTATACGGATCATGAGTGATAATGAAGCTGCCATTCAGATATCAGAAAATCCAGTACAACATGATAGAACCAAACATGTAGAAGTTGATCGTCATTTCATCAAAGAGAAGCTCGAAGGTGGAATTATCAAACTACCGTTTGTCAAGTCTGAGGACCAACTTGCAGATATTCTTACAAAAGCGGTAGGAACCACTATATTCAGCAAATGCCTAAACAAGTTGAATTTCGGTAATCCcactattcaacttgagggggagtgttagaaTAGAAGATTTCGAGATCAGAACAATATCATCATTTCCCGGAATAAAAGATTTCGTCTTCGGCAACAAGAAAGCATTCATTacaattgattttgtttcccTTTATATTTCATCATTCTCTTGTATAAATAGAGATAAACCATAATGTAATCATAATCAATCAATATACAAATCAGTTTAATCGACATAGAGCAAAGGGACGGATGATTATACTCCATATACACAGATGATTTCCACATTATATGATCATCAAAATTGTTGGTTCTTCACATTTATAGTGTTCTATCATGGTAGATAAGTTTTTGGCATATACAGCTCATCCTGTGAAACTGGGATAACGTATGATAAGTTCACGCAAGGAATACCCCAGTACGATAATGACTgcagatatatatgtatgtgttcaTCTTAAATTCCATTAATGTATATACAACATTTGTTGACCAAGTATAATAGAATAGAGTTAGAACTGACAATAGTCAAACATATGATAAGAAATGattcttgcatttttatttaGAGGAAATCCAAGTAGACGAACAATGCAAAATGAATTGTTGTCTATGTGCCGCAtctataaacaaatatatatacacatctccTTCCTTTAAGAAAAAGAATCCAAACAACATAATGTTGTTATGTTTACATGGAATTGAGACCTAATGTTCTATATATGTACTCCTCTATCAATTGCTACTGATTGACTGACGAAGATAACTCAAAGTTTTTTTATAACTTGGAAAACCCAAAAACCAAAAGTTGAAATTATCCACCGTCACAAGCTCCACATACTTATTTGATGGCTTCTCTGTGTTCATATTCTCCCCTGCTCCTTTTATCTTTCCCAATGGTATTGACACCTGCACAAACAAATATGTCAATATACTACTTTAGAAATCTAAGCATATGTGTCCAAGATGTAAATACTTTGAGGGTCTCCCTACCTTATATTGGAATTTGAATACTTCCAATGTCACAGAATACGTTTTAATGGCCCTATCACTGCAAAATCCTACCCTTTCAGTGGAAATGAAGAGGGTTCCAGCGATTGGACCAGCTGTAGTGTATATGTAGCATCGAGAAGCATGTAACAACTTCTCACAGGGAGTGGTATTGAAATTTTTACTGAAGATTCTTCCTTCACGGCCGATGGGTAGGATTTTGACACCATAACTCAACTTGTGCTTCACAATTTGTAACAGTTTGGGTCCTAACTTAACTGCAAaaacaagaataataaatctGTTAGATTTGATGAGAAAAACAGAATGCATGTTTATCATGATTATTAATCGAGACTGCatgattattttttctttatataccaTTAGTTTTGGAAGTAGTAGAAACAGCGCAAATGGGTTGATAAGGTTTAGACAGAAGTAGCCCCCTTGTTGATATCATCGGGATGCCAATGACGACATTGCTTGACAGTTTATTATCCATAGCTTGACCTCTAATTGTTGTGATTTGGTTATGCTTAGAGCTGAAGTTGCTTGGTAATGCCTTCTGATCATGATATTTATAAGCAGGAAATGATGGCATAAATCAACAACCTTTTGTTGGATGAGTCATCTATGTGTCAAGCTTTTTGGTGGTTTGAATATGAGTGTAAATAATCAAATCTGATTTAGTAGATTCATCCCTTTTGACTTGTGAGCTCATTTTAGAAGGGCCATGGGCTAATTTCCTTTATTGATACTGTCTCTTATGATAAGATTTataagtttacttttttttagtgTCATGCTGACAAATCCATTAGCTTTTAATACATGTAAGTTGGACAAAAAGCATATTATAATCAAACTGGCAACAAGTCACATGCAAATTACTTGAACAAGCTAAGAAAACTGAATGGTGAGATGATGGgctgtattttatttaatcagATTGATGTGTAAAGCCTGTAATCATAGGTCATGGCTACAGAATATGGGATTTTTTTGATCTTTTCTTGTCCATTTGCAGTGACCAAAATATGCCATGAAAGGCGTCATAGCGCATATATAACAATTCAGAATATACCTTTTATGTCTCAGATTTAACTAAAGGAAAACAATTTCAAACTTTTAACGGTCCTGTAAAAGATATTCTATCTCAAAAATCAGGATGCCGATACAGAATTGTCTCCAATGAGAACTAATGCAATGGAGTTACTATAGATATCCCCTAAATACCATATTGAAAATATCGATATCAATTCACTCTTAGCCCcatgaaaattttcaaaatataatgaACTGAAATTCTCAGTACTTTCCCCCTACATGTGGTGACTACTGACTATTACACGCATGTCTTGTTTCACTCCATTGAAAACATTACTAGCTAACTGGGTAGAATTGTAACCTTCACTAGACGGTAAAGAAAGTAGCAAAACGATTTTCTACATCAGTTGTAGCCAGATTTGCGATACAACGTAAAATTCGAATCACAAGCTTTGTATTGTGATAAAATGTGATGAGATTGTTCTTGATTTTTACTGCAAAAGGCAGAACCTGTATTCTCTAGAGGTTTTGATACTGTATGTGTTATTGTGTATTTATAGACAGTTAGGTGGTGTTTGATAAActcttaattaaaaagtcatgacttaattttaattgtcttaatctattaagtcaagaaaatatgtttgtttttgacttaataaaccaaaaaataactatattgacTTAATCTATACAGACATTGTatatccattcagtcactttctccattcagtcacttaaaaCAAACAAGACACTCATAATCAGAAAGATAAGTCACCTTTTCCGACTGCCCTAACTGTTCGCAGAGAGGTTATAGGCAGTTTAGGCTTTACAACAACATATCAACAGCTAACTGATTACCCAACTGCTTCAAAAGACTGCCACAAGAGGCGCGGCTCTCTTGACCCCCGCAATGTGGGTCATTAGCACACAACCGATGTACACTCCATACCTCCTGACCCTTATCGAGTATAGTATCATACCGTCATATATTACACTAGAATACCAACACAATGAAATATATCATAGGAACcgaataattaattaattgtcaTTAGTTGTCTTTCATCAACCaacaaatctatatatacatcttCCTCCCTTTAATTAGGGAAACCAATCGTACTACACAATGATGAATATCTTTAAAGTTTACAAGGAATTGAGAACATAGTTTTAGCAGTTGGGACTGATTGTCTGACAGAGGTATCTTAAAGTTTTCGTGTAACTCGGAAAGCCCATAAACCAGAAGCTGAAGTCATCCACTGTAACTAATTCCACGTACTTGTTTGATGGCCTCTTCATGTTCCTGCTCTCTGCTACTCTTTTTATCTTTCTCAATGGGATCGAAACCTGTGAATAAAAAGTTATGTCAATGCACTAATTATAAAATAAGCAATTGTGAACTAGATGTAACAACTTT includes these proteins:
- the LOC122579426 gene encoding putative GEM-like protein 8 yields the protein MIIRHYIPSNFGSKHIQIAATEGQVMDKRLSINVKGIPTISTSALLLSKPYQPFLTLSTSTINGIERKDGFAVSIKNHGKLGPKLLEIVKHKLSYSAKIIPIGREGRIFRKNFSTIDCEKLLHASQCCIYTTAGAIAGSLFISTERVGFCSDRALKTYSATGELLKFQYKVSIPLGKLKGVDESINRTRPSNKYVEFVTVDDFSFWFLGFPNYKKSLRYIRQTIGHNCLSN
- the LOC122580044 gene encoding GEM-like protein 6 produces the protein MDNKLSSNVVIGIPMISTRGLLLSKPYQPICAVSTTSKTNVKLGPKLLQIVKHKLSYGVKILPIGREGRIFSKNFNTTPCEKLLHASRCYIYTTAGPIAGTLFISTERVGFCSDRAIKTYSVTLEVFKFQYKVSIPLGKIKGAGENMNTEKPSNKYVELVTVDNFNFWFLGFPSYKKTLSYLRQSISSN